One Nicotiana sylvestris chromosome 12, ASM39365v2, whole genome shotgun sequence genomic window carries:
- the LOC138883957 gene encoding uncharacterized protein has product MGVLAHLAVQRRSLGREIQKLANDGIRLDETEEGGIIAYALVQSSFVALVKARQDKDPYLVKLKEGVRNKEIIAFTLESDEVLKLNDRLCVPDVDDFGGNWDDHLPLIEFTYNNIYHASIGMAPYKVLYGKRCRSPMGWFEPSEVPLIGLQFVCEALEKVQLIREILKAAHSRQKSYSDKRHRELDFMVGDKVFLKVSPMKGVMRLRSRFIGPYEILEKKGNLAYKLALPVELSSVSPIFHVSMLRKYIHDESQIITVDAIEIKEGLTYEEVPTEILDRQVRKLRTKDLASVKVLWSNHDSKEATWEVEEDMKRNIHIYLRKNILVSYRGTSLPECN; this is encoded by the exons atgggtgtcttggcccatcttgcagtacaaaggcgatctttgggtcgagaaattcaaaaactagcAAATGATGGAATTAGATTGGATGAGACCGAAGAAGGAGGTATAATTGCTTATGCCTTAGTGCAATCCTCCTTTGTTGCGCTTGTTAAGGCTAGGCAAGACAAAGATCCGTActtagtgaaattaaaagaaggagtcagaaacaaagaaatcATTGCTTTCACTCTAGAAAGTGACgaagttttgaagttgaatgatcggTTATGTGTGCCTGATGTAGATG attttggaggtaattgggatgatcacttgccacttatagaatttaCTTACAATAACATCTATCATGCCAGCATTGGTATGGCTCCTTATAAAGTGTTGTATGGGAAGAGATGTAGGTCTCcaatgggttggtttgaaccatCCGAGGTGCCGTTGATTGGTCTACAGTTTGTTTGTGAGGCCTTGGAGAAAGTTCAGCTAATTAGAGAAATACTTAAAGCAGCTCATAGTCGTCAAAAGTCTTATTCTGACAAGAGGCATCGTGAGTTAGAtttcatggttggtgataaggtgtttttgaaagtttcaccaatgaaaggagttatgaggCTTAGATCTAGATTTATCGGACCTTATGAGAttctagaaaagaaaggaaacCTGGCTTATAAGCTAGCGCTACCCGTTGAGTTGTCCTCTGTGTCTCCtatctttcatgtgtctatgcttagaaAGTACATTCATGATGAGTCGCAAATAATAACTGTCGATgccatagaaattaaagaaggtttaacttatgaagaggtacctacagaaattctcgataggcaagtaagaaagttgagaacaaaagatttagcatcggtaaaagttttgtggagtaatcatgattcaaaagaaGCTACATGGGAGGTAGAGGAAGATATGAAAAGAAAtatccatatttatttgaggaaaaAT ATTCTTGTTAGTTATCGTGGTACCTCCTTGCCGGAgtgtaattaa
- the LOC104230098 gene encoding phospholipid-transporting ATPase 1-like: MTSGKPLLSPSELSSAPSPRHHNNSSLGICSLGCLPQNASTSADLDESPGANLCDLKEEVVVDGNQPLEDTSGVGNSRLHSSSLRKGTAELQSKCPSGERKRFVSWGGTEDHPHEQTTFEISSDISRVASSRAASTRTSSQGHFDESRDSSRVQDKLSKSQRLLQKSMQLENDLLHGNNARLIHVNDPKKTNDQFEFTGNEIRTSKYTIISFLPKNLFIQFHRVAYLYFLAIAALNQLPPLAVFGRTVSLFPLLFVLSVTAIKDGYEDWRRHRSDRNENNRETLVLQFGKFQLKRWKNIKVGEVVKILADETIPCDMVLLGTSDPSGIAYIQTMNLDGESNLKTRYARQETTSLVSEVESISGVIRCEQPNRNIYEFTANMELNGHKFPLSQSNIILRGCQLKNTEWAVGVAVYAGQETKAMLNSAASPSKRSRLETYMNRETLWLSVFLFVMCLVVASGMCIWLKQHEKQLDTLPYYRKIYFDGTHNGKKYRYYGIPMETFFSFLSSIIVFQIMIPISLYITMELVRLGQSYFMIGDRHMYDTNSNSRFQCRSLNINEDLGQIRYVFSDKTGTLTENKMEFKRASVWGKNYGRALSATSASLNTDFEEPTEAPSSRRKLRLKSEIPTDSELMELLHTELAGEERVAAHEFFMTLAACNTVIPILSNSSSSCAILDEVHDNAGTIEYQGESPDEQALVAAASAYGYTLCERTSGHIVIDANGEKLRLDVLGLHEFDSVRKRMSVVIRFPNNAVKVLVKGADTSMFSILRKDHKSHADIQKATLNHLNEYSCEGLRTLVVAARDLTGEELEEWQCMYEDASTSLTDRSAKLRQTAALIECNLTLLGASAIEDKLQEGVPEAIESLRQAGIKVWVLTGDKQETAISIGMSCKLLTSDMQRIIINGTSENECKRLLFDAKTKFGVKPASCFNQILTCQSDAENGYHEVPVSMKSSNLPEQHAGEEGVSGESLALIIDGNSLVYILEKDLESELFDLATSCRVVICCRVAPLQKAGIVDLIKSRTDDMTLAIGDGANDVSMIQMADVGVGICGQEGRQAVMASDFAMGQFRFLKRLLLVHGHWNYQRVGYLVLYNFYRNAVFVFMLFWYILYSAFSTTSALTDWSSVFYSLIYTSIPTLVVGILDKDLSHKTLLKYPKLYAAGYRHESYNMKLFWITMIDTVWQSLVLFYVPLFIYDQSDIDIWSMGSLWTIAVAILVNMHLAMDVQRWLIFTHMAIWGSIVITYGCLVVLDSIPVFPNYNTIFQLAKSPTYWLSILLIIVLALLPRFIVKVINQTFCPSDTQIAREAEVLRKSHSYFMSKPDHDKS, translated from the exons ATGACTTCCGGCAAGCCATTGCTGTCGCCATCTGAGCTTTCTTCTGCACCAAGTCCTCGTCATCATAATAATTCATCGTTAGGGATCTGCTCGTTGGGATGTCTCCCCCAGAATGCATCAACTTCCGCTGATTTGGACGAGTCACCTGGGGCCAATTTATGTGATTTGAAGGAGGAGGTGGTGGTGGACGGTAATCAACCACTAGAAGATACATCAGGTGTAGGGAATTCTAGGTTGCATTCTTCTTCACTTAGAAAGGGTACAGCGGAACTACagtcaaaatgcccctcaggAGAGAGGAAACGCTTTGTGTCATGGGGTGGTACAGAAGACCATCCACACGAGCAAACGACCTTTGAAATATCCAGTGATATTTCAAGGGTGGCTTCATCTAGAGCAGCATCCACCCGGACGTCATCTCAAGGACATTTTGATGAGTCCAGGGATTCGTCTCGTGTCCAGGATAAGCTAAGCAAATCCCAGAGGCTTCTTCAGAAAAGTATGCAGCTGGAGAATGACTTGTTACATGGAAATAATGCTAGGTTGATCCATGTTAATGATCCAAAAAAGACCAATGATCAGTTTGAATTCACTGGAAATGAGATCCGCACTAGCAAATATACAATAATAAGTTTCTTGCCAAAAAATCTCTTCATTCAGTTCCACCGGGTTGCTTATTTATACTTTTTAGCTATTGCTGCTCTGAATCAGCTTCCACCACTTGCTGTTTTCGGGAGAACTGTATCTCTATTTCCTCTTCTTTTTGTGCTTTCTGTGACTGCTATAAAAGATGGTTATGAGGATTGGCGACGACACAGATCAGACAGGAATGAGAATAACAGGGAGACTCTGGTACTTCAATTTGGCAAGTTTCAGTTAAAAAGATGGAAGAATATTAAGGTTGGTGAGGTTGTGAAGATCCTTGCTGATGAGACGATTCCTTGTGACATGGTGTTGTTAGGAACAAGTGATCCTAGTGGGATTGCTTATATCCAAACAATGAATCTAGACGGTGAATCAAACTTGAAGACAAGGTATGCTAGGCAAGAAACAACTTCATTAGTCAGTGAAGTGGAGTCAATTTCAGGAGTTATCAGATGTGAACAGCCTAACAGGAATATCTACGAGTTCACAGCCAACATGGAGTTGAATGGGCATAAGTTTCCGCTCAGCCAATCAAACATTATCTTACGTGGTTGTCAGCTGAAGAACACAGAATGGGCAGTAGGAGTGGCGGTTTATGCTGGGCAAGAGACCAAGGCTATGCTTAACAGTGCAGCGTCTCCTTCTAAAAGAAGCAGGTTGGAAACCTACATGAACCGGGAAACCCTTTGGTTGTCTGTATTCCTTTTCGTCATGTGCTTGGTAGTAGCATCTGGAATGTGTATATGGCTGAAGCAACACGAGAAGCAGCTTGATACCCTGCCGTATTACCGGAAAATTTACTTTGATGGGACACATAATGGTAAAAAGTATAGATATTATGGGATTCCTATGGaaacttttttctcctttttgagTTCCATCATAGTTTTCCAGATAATGATACCTATCTCTCTCTACATCACCATGGAGTTGGTTCGCTTGGGACAGTCGTATTTCATGATTGGAGACAGGCACATGTATGACACTAACAGTAATTCAAGGTTCCAGTGCAGATCCTTGAATATCAATGAGGATTTGGGTCAGATACGTTATGTTTTTTCTGATAAAACAGGAACACTTACTGAAAATAAGATGGAATTCAAAAGAGCAAGTGTGTGGGGAAAAAACTATGGGAGAGCCCTTTCTGCTACAAGTGCATCATTAAACACAGATTTTGAAG AACCAACTGAAGCCCCTTCAAGTCGACGAAAATTGAGGCTTAAGTCAGAAATTCCTACTGATTCTGAACTTATGGAACTGTTACATACCGAGCTAGCTGGGGAAGAGAGGGTTGCTGCGCACGAGTTCTTTATGACGTTGGCAGCATGTAATACCGTAATTCCAATTCTTAGCAATAGCTCATCGTCATGTGCTATACTGGATGAAGTGCATGACAATGCTGGCACCATTGAGTATCAAGGTGAATCTCCTGATGAACAAGCACTAGTTGCTGCTGCTTCTGCGTATGGATATACACTTTGTGAGCGAACGTCTGGTCATATTGTGATTGATGCCAATGGTGAGAAACTAAG ATTGGATGTCTTGGGACTGCATGAGTTTGACAGTGTGCGTAAAAGAATGTCTGTGGTTATTAGATTCCCGAACAATGCTGTAAAAGTTTTGGTCAAAGGGGCTGATACTTCAATGTTTAGCATTTTAAGGAAAGACCACAAAAGCCATGCTGACATACAGAAAGCCACTCTTAACCATTTGAATGAGTACTCATGTGAAGGTTTGCGGACCCTGGTTGTTGCTGCAAGGGATCTCACGGGAGAAGAACTGGAAGAGTGGCAATGCATGTATGAAGATGCTAGCACATCTTTGACTGATAGATCAGCAAAATTGCGCCAAACAGCAGCTCTTATTGAGTGCAACTTAACTCTCCTAGGGGCCAGCGCAATTGAGGACAAACTACAAGAAGGCGTACCAGAAGCAATCGAGTCTCTGCGCCAGGCAGGAATAAAGGTTTGGGTTCTTACTGGAGATAAGCAAGAAACAGCAATTTCAATTGGTATGTCTTGCAAACTTTTGACCTCAGACATGCAGCGGATCATCATTAATGGCACTTCAGAAAACGAATGCAAGAGACTATTGTTTGATGCTAAGACCAAATTTGGAGTAAAGCCTGCTAGTTGTTTTAATCAAATCTTAACATGTCAGAGCGATGCAGAAAATGGTTATCATGAAGTTCCTGTTAGTATGAAGTCATCTAATTTACCAGAGCAGCATGCAGGAGAGGAAGGTGTTTCTGGTGAATCTTTGGCACTCATAATTGATGGGAATAGTCTTGTATACATATTAGAGAAAGATCTCGAGTCTGAG CTATTCGACCTTGCGACATCATGTAGGGTTGTGATTTGCTGTCGTGTTGCGCCCTTGCAGAAGGCTGGAATTGTCGACCTAATAAAGAGCCGCACAGATGATATGACGCTAGCCATAGGTGATG GGGCTAATGATGTTTCAATGATCCAAATGGCGGATGTTGGTGTTGGAATATGTGGTCAAGAAGGGCGGCAAGCAGTGATGGCATCGGATTTTGCTATGGGACAGTTTCGGTTTCTGAAAAGATTGCTCCTTGTGCACGGACATTGGAATTACCAGCGCGTTGGTTATTTGGTTCTTTACAACTTCTACAGAAATGCTGTTTTTGTTTTCATGCTTTTCTG GTACATATTGTACTCCGCTTTTTCTACAACATCTGCATTGACAGATTGGAGTAGTGTATTTTATTCTCTCATCTATACTTCCATACCTACTTTAGTTGTTGGTATTCTGGACAAGGACTTAAGTCATAAGACACTACTGAAGTATCCAAAACTCTATGCTGCTGGCTATAGACACGAGAGTTACAACATGAAACTCTTCTGGATCACAATGATTGATACAGTGTGGCAGAGTCTTGTTCTCTTTTATGTACCATTATTCATCTATGATCAGAGCGATATTGACATATGGAGTATGGGTAGCTTGTGGACGATTGCTGTTGCGATCCTTGTGAACATGCACTTGGCAATGGATGTGCAGCGATGGTTAATATTTACTCACATGGCAATATGGGGGTCAATTGTTATCACGTATGGCTGCTTGGTGGTGCTGGACTCGATACCTGTCTTTCCCAATTATAA TACAATCTTTCAATTGGCAAAATCACCTACTTACTGGCTCTCAATTTTGCTTATTATAGTTTTGGCTTTGCTTCCTCGCTTTATTGTCAAGGTTATAAATCAAACTTTCTGTCCTTCAGACACCCAGATAGCTAGAGAAGCAGAGGTCCTGAGGAAAAGCCACAGCTATTTTATGTCTAAGCCAGATCATGATAAAAGCTAG
- the LOC138883956 gene encoding uncharacterized protein: MWGKERDEDDGPPTWEEFEEPFTTNFIPEEYREAKATEFEQLKQGNKSVQEYYMEFKRLAKHAPHMVKTEKTKIRSGRSTRPSSSSATPVAPSQARGSHNQAGHRAARGAYRVTQGGRQPRLFSTLDRQSAEASVEVITGSTFSYVTQYFAINLGLEPEQLSELFLVSTLVGESVKVTRVYIGCIVSVQGSNTKIDLIELEMADFNVIMGMDYLSSFYAMLDCHAKIVRFQFPNKEVLDWKGSSASLVGKFISYLKSMPVVREFLEVFPDDLRGLPPERIIDFGIDLMPSTEPITIPPYMMALVELNELREQLKNLFDKGFIQLSVHHGAPCLSRRKMSLSECASTIGS; this comes from the exons atgtggggaaaggaaagagatgaagatgatggtcCACCTACTTGGGAAGAGTTTGAAGAGCCCTTCACGACTAACTTTATCCCAGAAGAGTATAGGGAAGCTAAGGCTACAGAGTTCGAACAGctcaagcaagggaataaaagtgTGCAAGAGTACTACATGGAATTCAAAAGGTTGGCTAAGCATGCTCCTCACATGGTTAAGACAGAAAAAACAAAGATTCGTAG TGGTAGATCAACTCGTCCTTCTAGTTCCTCAGCTACTCCAGTTGCACCATCCCAGGCTCGTGGTTCTCATAATCAAGCCGGGCATAGGGCAGCCAGAGGTGCATATCGAGTTACTCAAGGAGGGAGACAACCCCGTTTGTTTTCTACACTTGATCGTCAGAGTGCAGAAGCATCTGTagaagttattacag GTTCAACGTTTTCATATGTGACTCAATACTTTGCAATTAACCTCGGACTAGAACCTGAACAACTTAGTGAGCTATTCCTAGTATCTACTCTAGTTGGCGAGTCAGTGAAAGTCACAAGAGTTTATATAGGTTGTATAGTTTCAGTCCAAGGTAGCAACACCAAAATCGATCTCATAGAATTAGAAATGGCGGATTTCAATGTGATCATGGGTATGGATTACTTATCTTCCTTCTATGCCAtgttagattgtcatgccaagatagtcaggttccaatttccaaatAAAGAAGTCTTAGACTGGAAGGGTAGTTCAGCATCACTTGTAGgaaagtttatttcttaccttaag TCTATGCCAGTTGTTAGAGAATTTCTAGAAGTTTTCCCAGATGACCTTCGCGGGCTTCCTCCTGAAAGAATCATAGACTTTGGCATTGATCTCATGCCAAGCACTGAGCCCATAACTATACCTCCTTATATGATGGCTCTAGTAGAACTTAATGAGTTGAGAGAACAGTTGAAAAACCTCTTTGACAAGGGCTTCATCCAGCTGAGTGTTCACCATGGTGCCCCGtgtttgtcaagaagaaagaTGAGTCTCTCAGAATGTGCGtcgactatcggcagttga